A stretch of the Aphis gossypii isolate Hap1 chromosome 2, ASM2018417v2, whole genome shotgun sequence genome encodes the following:
- the LOC114131585 gene encoding DNA oxidative demethylase ALKBH2-like: MAVTLYEKLMKNAQPSQWRKIVAENLDLDYCERFLTATESVALLNYMEDNVSYFDGRLSQVKVFGQYYPIPRQQVAFGDTGISYKFSGTIIPAQPWPQPLYDLKKKIYTARGVDYNFVLVNRYKNGEDHMGEHRDDEVELDKTIPIASVSLGQTRKFVFKHTDVRKKIRQVELIKLDLHNGSLLMMNQPTNDYWFHSIPKEKKAKNVRLNFTFRKIK; the protein is encoded by the exons atggcAGTTACTCTCTAcgaaaaacttatgaaaaatgctCAGCCGTCACAGTGGCGAAAAATCGTCGCTGAAAATTTAGACTTGGATTATTGCGAGAGATTTCTAACAGCGACTGAGAGTGTAGCTCTGCTAAATTACATGGAAGATAACGTAAGTTACTTTGACGGTCGTCTGTCGCAGGTGAAAGTCTTTGGACAGTATTATCCCATACCCAGGCAGCAAGTAGCTTTCGGTGACACAGGCATTAGTTATAAGTTTTCTGGTACTATCATACCAGCGCAACCATGGCCACAACCGCTGTATGAtctgaaaaagaaaatttacacCGCACGTGGAgttgattacaattttgtcCTAGTCAATAG GTATAAAAATGGAGAGGATCATATGGGTGAACACAGAGATGATGAAGTAGAATTAGACAAAACAATACCCATTGCATCTGTATCTTTGGGGCAGACAAGAAAATTTGTGTTTAAACATACAGATGTACGAAAGAAAATAAGACAAGtagaacttataaaattagatttacaTAATGGCAGTCTTTTAATGATGAATCAGCCTACAAATGATTATTGGTTTCACTCGATtcccaaagaaaaaaaagcaaaaaatgtTAGACTGAATTTTACATtccgtaaaattaaataa
- the LOC114131571 gene encoding rac GTPase-activating protein 1-like: MEEHCKSLALQYDLFVNSTLKYLDTATERDYMLKLKVIDQLTYRINQSEADKDIIKKNLEAVQDECSKLTYKLKTSARLLDEAQVEKEKLVLEKETMKSQLKQLHSIFKKQDIAEKSHQTFLNHSDCVQLNEKKSFNNTDALLSDLSYSHSEDSSYENVMKNPKHNSIPTKKCSTGNISNNLNTKKCEIMNVNTSNNQIVAITTLTMDLGSVNAKSVIKTYPTSISQIALSSSDSIEPLSTSESEKENNISEKENNISEKENNVTEKEHNFIQKIIVIPEICGHCHKKIKFNNYMVKCLDCKIITHLECKDFIPMICSTGQLQLNALNCGIPPSIVHCISEIERRGLDTVGLYRVSGSDKEVKNLKDKFRKGLPDLKDIDIHVLCSYLKDLIRMQKYNLISQSDLSKLTDAFKNKNNVSNSLCQTVSELPHSNRNILAFLIIHLQKVASSSKCNMDYNCLAIVFGPTIVGVTSTSLDDLHIKFELISKIVIELLKLPTDFWLSFLKPNNNSPDELLHSTPTQSQPLTPGSSKRFFSSGIKRRILDSPKKNKIAKQVEF, encoded by the exons attacatgctaaaattaaaagttattgatCAACTTACATACAGAATCAATCAAAGTGAAGCTGATAAAGATATTATCAAGAAAAATCTAGAAGCTGTGCAGGATGAATGTTCTAAGTTGAcctataaacttaaaacttcTGCACGTTTATTAGATGAAGCTCAAGTTGAAAAGGAAAAACTTGTACTTGAAAAAGAAACCAtg aaatctcaattaaaacaattacacaGCATTTTTAAGAAACAAGATATTGCAGAAAAATCACATCAGACATTCTTAAATCATTCTGATTGTgtacaattaaatgaaaaaaaatcttttaataacACtg atgctTTATTATCAGATCTTAGTTATAGTCATTCTGAAGATAGTTCGtatgaaaatgtaatgaaaaatccAAAACACAATTCTATACCCACAAAAAAGTGTTCTACGGGcaacatttcaaataatttgaacacaaaaaaatgtgag attatgaaTGTAAATACTAGTAACAATCAAATTGTTGCTATAACTACTTTAACTATGGATTTGGGTTCTGTTAATGCTAAATcagttataaaaacttatcCAACATCAATTTCACAAATTGCATTATCGTCTAgtg atTCTATTGAGCCATTGTCTACTAGTGAAtctgaaaaagaaaataacatatctgaaaaagaaaataatatatctgaaaaagaaaataatgtaacggaaaaagaacataattttattcaaaaaattattgtaattccgGAGATTTGTGGTCACTGTCATAAAAa aatcaaatttaacaattatatggTCAAATGTCTGGactgtaaaattataactcaCCTGGAATGTAAAGATTTTATCCCTATGATTTGTTCAACTGGTCAACTACAACTTAATGCTTTAAAT TGTGGTATCCCACCCTCGATTGTTCATTGCATTAGTGAAATCGAAAGAAGAGGATTGGATACAGTTGGACTATATCGGGTGTCTGGTTCCGATaaagaagtaaaaaatttaaaagataaatttcgCAAAGGTTTACCGGATTTAAAAGATATAGACATACATGTTTTGTGTAGTTATCTGAAAGACTTAATTCgtatgcaaaaatataatcttatatctCAAAGTGATTTATCAAAGTTGACTGAtgcattcaaaaataaaaataatgtttcaaattcACTTTGTCAAACTGTATCAGAATTGCCACATTCTAATCGTAACATACTTGCATTCCTCATTATTCATTTGCAAaa ggtaGCTAGTtcatcaaaatgtaatatggaTTATAACTGTCTAGCAATAGTTTTTGGTCCTACAATTGTTGGTGTTACTAGTACTTCCTTAGatgatttacatattaaatttgaactcaTTTCTAAA ATTGTAATAGAATTGCTGAAGTTGCCTACAGATTTTTGGCTTAGTTTTTTGAAACCTAATAACAATTCTCCCGATGAACTATTGCATAGTACTCCAACTCAAAGTCAACCTCTAACACCAGGATCATctaaacgttttttttcttctgg aATAAAAAGACGAATATTAGACTcccccaaaaaaaataaaattgctaaacaagttgaattttaa